The DNA region ATTCCGGAAAATACACCGTTGGGTAACGAGAATATCTTGAAGCCCCACCGCATAAAACAACACGCCTGAGCAGTGTGGCTTCCAACCCGATGGATGAATTGTAGACCATTACGAGTTTGGAGCGCCGAATCAAATCGTACGAACTCACAAACTCCAGCGATGGGATAAAGACTACATTCTCCATCGCAGCAACATTCAATTGCGACAGCACTTCAGCGACAGTTTCCTGTGCTTCCTTCCCGGGGCGCAGTTCGTCGGGATGGGCTCGGATAACGAACAGCGTACGGGGATGCTTCCCCGCAAAATGGATGACCTGCTCCAACCAGGCAAACATATCATCGAATATCACATTCGCATGCAACTGGCTCGTATCGAATATGACGTTTGTAAACACGGCTACAGACTGATCGTAATTCTCCAACTTTGCCTTCAATGTTGCACTCAACGCGCGCATCTCCGGCCAAAAACGGATTCCCGCCATCGAAAAATCGCCCTGGAAACGTGCAGAAAGGAGCGTCTCCAATCGAACGTGTTCTTCAGGCGTGAGGCGGAAATCATCCGCGATTTCGATCGGATACGCCGTCGCTTCGCCGTGAGTGAAAAAGGCAGAAAACGGCCGTACCCCCACTTCGTGGGTGATTACGGGAATTCCCCGTTTACTGGCGATTTGACGCACGACAGCTTCCGGGAACGTGATTCCGTTAAATACGACCACGGCTCGTGGTGGCGTTCGTTCAACGATTTGAATAAAAACCTGCGCGACGTGAATTGCGGAGCGTAGATATTTCTTATATAAAGCACGAATTTCCGCGGTGTCGGGGATGTTATGCCTGCGCAGTACCCAACGCAGAGAAGGCAGACAGAGTTCGCCGATTTTCAATCCGAGGTGTTCCACTTCAAGCAAGGATGCGAGTGTCCTGTCTTCGGAGAAATCGGGTATCGTGTCCCATCCTTTGCTGGGAGTCTCGATTTTATCGAGCAGATCTTCCGGATACATCTGCCTGCTGAGGCGCATGCAGGATTTACACGGAGGCGCCAGACCCAGGCGTTTACGATTGGTACCCAGCATACATTGCTGCATGCCGCGCATGCAGGCCAAATAACGGACCGACATACCACTTAAACGAAGTCCCCAGGATGCCAATAAACTGAACGCCGCATTCTGACTCACCCCCCACGTTCGCGCCGAGGCATTGAAAAAGAGTACAGAGCGATCGTCGCTCTCAACGGTAGGCGCCAGAGCTTCAATTTCAAGCCGTAATTGCCGAAGCCTGGGTCCATGACGATATGATTCAAACCAACAGCGGAAATGAAAAGCCGCTGATCGCAGCCATCGTAAGGGAAAAATCATCTAGCCGCCGACGCGCCGCAGTTTCTGCATGGAGCCCAATTCGCTGTCGTACACCCGTTTAACCCCATCCCCAAGAGCTTCCTCGGTAACGCGGATGTATTTGACAAGCCGCCGAAACCCGCCCGGTTCGACGGAAGCTGCCTGATCGGATCCCCACATGGCCCGATCCAGCGTGATATGCCGTTCGACCAAACAAGCGCCCATGGCCACGGCCACCACGGACGGTACCAGTCCAACTTCGTGGCCGGAATATCCGATCGGGCAGGGATAGATTTCAAGCAGCGCCGGGATTACTTTCAAATTCAGGTCGTTCGGATCGCAGGGATAGGAACTCGTGGCATGCGTGATGAGTAAATCGTCCGTGCCCAGGACGTCGACAGCGGCCTGAATTTGCTCCATCGTCGACATTCCGGTCGACAAGATCACCGGTTCGCCGGCTTTGCGGATGTGCTGCAGGAGCGCGTGGTCGGTCAACGCTGCGGAAGGGACCTTGATGCAAACGGGATCGAACTTTTCCAGAAAATCCACCGAAGGCTCATCCCAGGCCGAAGCAAACCAGGTGAGATCGAGTGATTTACAGTAGGAGTCGATCTCGCGGTATTCGTCCTCGCCGAATTCGATCCGATGACGGTAGTCGAGGTACGAGATGTAGCCCCAGGGTGTGTCTCGCATCTGATCCCGCTGCTCCGCAGGTACGCACAATTCCGGCGTGCGTTTCTGGAATTTGACCGCATCCACGCCGGCATTCTTCGCGGCATTGATCAGCGCCTTGGCGATGGAAAGATCGCCGTTGTGATTGATGCCGATTTCCGACACGATGTACGTCGGATGGCCTTCACCGATGCGCCGGTTACCAACTTGTATCTCTCTGGGCATATCAAGACACCTCATCCATTTGATAGATCACCATATCGCAGAGTTCCCGCACCGCCCCGTATCCACCGGGATTCTGCAGCACCA from Anaerolineales bacterium includes:
- a CDS encoding N-acetylneuraminate synthase family protein, with product MPREIQVGNRRIGEGHPTYIVSEIGINHNGDLSIAKALINAAKNAGVDAVKFQKRTPELCVPAEQRDQMRDTPWGYISYLDYRHRIEFGEDEYREIDSYCKSLDLTWFASAWDEPSVDFLEKFDPVCIKVPSAALTDHALLQHIRKAGEPVILSTGMSTMEQIQAAVDVLGTDDLLITHATSSYPCDPNDLNLKVIPALLEIYPCPIGYSGHEVGLVPSVVAVAMGACLVERHITLDRAMWGSDQAASVEPGGFRRLVKYIRVTEEALGDGVKRVYDSELGSMQKLRRVGG